A section of the Quatrionicoccus australiensis genome encodes:
- a CDS encoding (2Fe-2S)-binding protein, giving the protein MYVCVCQAVTDRQIREAAEGGARTLKDLRRDLGVTRDCGRCASCARECLREAHAGEDKPGKTLRLAA; this is encoded by the coding sequence ATGTATGTCTGTGTCTGCCAGGCCGTAACCGACCGCCAGATTCGCGAAGCCGCCGAGGGTGGCGCGCGAACCTTGAAAGACCTGCGCCGCGATCTCGGCGTGACGCGCGACTGCGGCCGCTGCGCCTCCTGCGCCCGCGAATGCCTGCGTGAAGCACACGCCGGCGAGGACAAACCCGGCAAAACGCTGCGCCTCGCCGCCTGA
- the selD gene encoding selenide, water dikinase SelD — protein MPESEIKLTRLSHGGGCGCKIAPDVLQRILANTTPGIIPSQLLVGTETSDDAAVYQINGQQAIVATTDFFMPIVDDPHDFGRIAATNAISDVYAMGGTPLFALALVGMPVKVLPEETIGRILEGGAAVCRAAGIPIAGGHTIDSVEPIYGLVVIGLVNPAHLKRNSTARPGDKLILGKALGVGVYSAALKKDGLSESEYQSMLESTTQLNTPGPVLACLDGVHAVTDVTGFGLLGHLMEVCKGSGLRAELNFADVPLLPKAMEFAQQGSVTGASGRNWTSYGGGVQLAAHLGDAERALLTDPQTSGGLLVTCTPETVTEVLSIFLQQGFSHVSVIGELAEGEPGVTVA, from the coding sequence GTGCCAGAATCCGAAATCAAACTTACCCGTCTATCGCACGGTGGCGGTTGCGGCTGCAAGATTGCGCCGGACGTGCTGCAACGGATACTGGCCAACACCACGCCGGGCATCATCCCGTCGCAACTGCTGGTTGGAACCGAAACCAGCGACGATGCCGCGGTCTATCAGATCAACGGCCAGCAGGCGATTGTCGCGACCACCGATTTCTTCATGCCGATTGTCGATGATCCGCATGATTTCGGCCGTATTGCCGCGACCAACGCGATATCCGACGTCTATGCCATGGGCGGCACGCCGCTTTTCGCTCTCGCCCTGGTCGGCATGCCGGTCAAGGTGCTGCCGGAAGAAACGATCGGTCGGATTCTCGAAGGCGGGGCGGCGGTTTGCCGCGCGGCGGGCATTCCGATTGCCGGCGGTCATACCATCGATTCGGTCGAGCCGATTTATGGCCTGGTTGTCATCGGCCTGGTCAATCCGGCGCATCTCAAGCGCAATTCAACGGCCCGGCCGGGCGACAAGCTGATCCTCGGCAAGGCGCTCGGGGTCGGCGTGTACAGCGCGGCGCTGAAAAAGGACGGCCTTTCCGAGAGCGAATATCAATCCATGCTCGAAAGCACCACCCAGCTCAATACGCCGGGGCCGGTGCTGGCCTGTCTTGATGGCGTGCACGCGGTGACCGATGTCACCGGCTTCGGCCTGCTCGGGCACCTGATGGAAGTCTGCAAGGGCAGTGGCTTGCGTGCCGAACTGAATTTTGCCGATGTGCCCTTGTTGCCCAAGGCCATGGAGTTCGCGCAACAGGGGAGTGTCACCGGCGCGTCCGGGCGCAACTGGACGAGCTACGGGGGCGGCGTCCAGCTGGCGGCCCATCTGGGCGATGCCGAGCGTGCCTTGCTGACCGATCCGCAGACTTCGGGCGGTCTGCTCGTCACCTGCACACCGGAAACGGTGACCGAAGTGCTGTCGATTTTCCTGCAGCAGGGCTTCAGCCATGTTTCGGTGATCGGCGAGCTGGCTGAGGGTGAGCCGGGAGTTACCGTCGCCTGA